Proteins encoded within one genomic window of Saccharopolyspora pogona:
- a CDS encoding acyl-CoA dehydrogenase: protein MHLIAHVELRSPHNRWPAERRKDVQLSSLGDGALVNTLRVEPDLGSPARGGLPATTAHQRAGGWALRGHKTYTTGIPRLRWLLVWARTDEPGPRVGTFLVPAGIGGYRVERTWDHLGMRATRSDDVIFDDVRVPADHAVDVRPVGEQAGPHQGATSLWNPLLVSAIYDGVAHAARDWLVGYLNERTHANLGKPLASLPRFQSAVGQIEALLLTNRCLLAETARNADHGLPVTSRAGLVKHTVTNNAIRAVELGVSLVGNPGLSRANPIERHYRDVLCSRIHTPQDDTILTVSGTAALER, encoded by the coding sequence ATGCACCTGATCGCCCACGTCGAGCTGCGTTCGCCGCACAACCGGTGGCCCGCGGAGCGCAGGAAGGACGTGCAGCTCAGCTCGCTGGGCGACGGCGCGCTGGTGAACACCTTGCGCGTCGAACCCGACCTCGGTAGCCCCGCGCGCGGTGGGCTGCCCGCGACGACCGCCCACCAGCGGGCCGGTGGGTGGGCGCTGCGCGGGCACAAGACCTATACGACCGGCATTCCCCGCCTGCGGTGGCTGCTCGTCTGGGCCCGCACCGACGAACCTGGACCCCGGGTGGGCACCTTCCTGGTACCAGCCGGAATCGGCGGCTACCGGGTGGAACGCACGTGGGACCACCTCGGCATGCGGGCCACTCGCAGCGACGACGTGATCTTCGACGATGTCCGGGTTCCCGCGGACCACGCGGTGGACGTTCGCCCGGTGGGCGAACAAGCGGGTCCGCACCAAGGCGCGACCTCGCTGTGGAATCCGCTGCTGGTCAGCGCCATCTACGACGGTGTCGCGCACGCGGCCAGGGATTGGCTTGTCGGATACCTCAACGAGCGCACCCATGCGAACCTCGGCAAACCGTTGGCCAGCCTGCCGCGGTTTCAATCTGCGGTCGGCCAGATCGAGGCGCTGCTGCTCACCAACCGTTGTCTGCTGGCGGAAACCGCCCGCAACGCAGACCACGGCCTTCCCGTGACGAGCAGGGCAGGGCTGGTCAAGCACACCGTCACCAACAACGCCATCCGTGCCGTCGAGCTGGGTGTCTCGCTCGTCGGCAATCCCGGCCTGTCCCGCGCCAATCCCATCGAACGGCACTACCGCGACGTGCTTTGCAGCCGCATCCACACCCCGCAGGACGACACGATCCTCACCGTCAGCGGCACCGCAGCGCTGGAACGGTAA
- a CDS encoding helix-turn-helix domain-containing protein: MGTVFQAYRFVLDPTPEQEVVLRSNCGAQRFAFNWGLGLVKANLAQREAERSYGIAEELLTPAVSWSAYGLRKLWNQVKDAIAPWWTENSKETYSSGLADLAQGLKNWADSRNGTRKGAKVRFPRGKSKHRARARRFPRALPQGFRWWRSWSRLPPGRGIQSSVGAVTSGISAYIATESPSRSA; encoded by the coding sequence GTGGGTACGGTTTTTCAGGCGTATCGGTTCGTGTTGGATCCGACACCGGAGCAGGAAGTGGTGTTGCGGTCGAATTGTGGTGCGCAGCGGTTCGCGTTCAACTGGGGTTTGGGGTTGGTGAAGGCGAATCTGGCGCAACGCGAAGCCGAGCGCTCCTACGGCATCGCCGAGGAACTGCTCACTCCTGCGGTCTCATGGTCGGCTTACGGTTTGCGGAAGCTGTGGAATCAGGTCAAGGACGCGATCGCCCCGTGGTGGACGGAGAATTCGAAGGAGACATATTCGTCGGGGCTGGCGGATCTGGCGCAAGGGCTGAAGAACTGGGCCGATTCCCGTAACGGCACCCGTAAGGGCGCGAAGGTCCGCTTTCCCCGGGGGAAGTCCAAGCACCGGGCGCGCGCGCGGCGATTCCCTCGAGCACTGCCGCAAGGTTTCCGGTGGTGGCGGTCGTGGTCACGATTGCCTCCTGGCAGGGGGATCCAGTCGTCGGTCGGGGCGGTGACGTCCGGAATCTCCGCCTACATCGCGACGGAATCTCCGAGTCGGAGTGCGTGA
- a CDS encoding putative leader peptide, which translates to MLRPLLTNRRHVDLLRIGSAACSVS; encoded by the coding sequence GTGCTCCGACCGCTGCTGACCAATCGCCGCCACGTGGATCTGCTGCGAATTGGTTCGGCGGCGTGTTCGGTCTCCTGA
- a CDS encoding 3,4-dihydroxy-2-butanone-4-phosphate synthase, protein MDDQRKRAAVLDRRPGKLRSIGLALDEIAAGRPTIVHGCTSGDGGLVFAASRADVELTALAVRHSSGFLCVALPRERCDALALPPMSPRLQEHRGATVCVTVDASTGVSTGISASDRARTARVLADPDAGPADFTRPGHVVPVAVGDAGVLGNAGLAESAFDLVGLAGTPPVAVFAHLVSPADPTRMATDDELRGFAASEHIAAVSVPEIAAARRSAR, encoded by the coding sequence ATGGACGACCAGCGGAAACGCGCAGCGGTTCTCGATCGCCGACCGGGCAAGCTCAGGTCGATCGGCCTGGCACTGGACGAGATCGCAGCAGGCCGGCCGACGATCGTGCACGGCTGCACGTCCGGTGACGGCGGCCTTGTGTTCGCCGCTTCACGCGCGGACGTCGAGCTGACGGCCTTGGCGGTCCGCCATTCGTCAGGCTTCCTGTGCGTGGCGCTGCCACGCGAGCGCTGCGATGCGCTCGCGCTGCCGCCCATGTCGCCCCGGCTGCAGGAGCACCGCGGCGCGACGGTGTGCGTCACCGTGGATGCCAGCACGGGAGTGAGCACCGGCATTTCCGCCTCGGACCGAGCCAGGACCGCTCGCGTGCTCGCCGACCCCGACGCGGGCCCCGCGGACTTCACCCGGCCCGGCCACGTGGTGCCGGTGGCCGTCGGCGATGCCGGTGTGCTCGGCAACGCCGGACTCGCCGAATCGGCCTTCGACCTGGTCGGACTCGCCGGGACGCCACCGGTCGCAGTGTTCGCCCACCTGGTAAGCCCAGCGGACCCGACCCGGATGGCCACCGACGACGAACTGCGCGGATTCGCGGCGAGCGAGCACATCGCCGCCGTATCGGTGCCCGAGATCGCAGCTGCTCGCCGGTCCGCCAGGTAA
- a CDS encoding PrsW family intramembrane metalloprotease, translating into MPALSPRSVLDGRSSNRAPIPLIIGLVVSGFCLLLALAFYLLQGGPMNVVIGTALALPTAVVLIALILLIDRLEPEPQLNLWLAFGWGAGVAIIGALIVNTGSELLMAPALGAEVASVITVSVVAPVVEESFKGALLLYLLWVRRHEIDGPTDGIVYAGMCGLGFALVENVLYYMQGLGAETGEIWGTVLIRGVIAPLGHPLYTAMTGLGVAYAATHRGPGRFFAVVGGWCGAVFLHALWNGSLTFAGFLGMVVAYLVDFLVLVALVVVIVLDRKRLVHLIRKYLPAYIPSGLVQPNDVQMLGSLSGRRKARHWARAQAGATGARAMGDYQLAATELALLHAHAEKETIPPDKFFVRREAILGLMRTARDAFFRRMPQAPPPPWARQERSGFFAPPAQLAPGQLPTYQPRPPGLGGPPPGGFPPGGHRPPGRPPQPPGPNGPRPGGPWGPR; encoded by the coding sequence ATGCCCGCACTCAGTCCTCGGTCCGTCCTGGACGGCCGCAGCTCCAACCGCGCGCCGATACCGCTGATCATCGGCCTGGTGGTGTCCGGTTTCTGCCTGCTGCTGGCGCTCGCCTTCTACCTGCTGCAGGGCGGGCCGATGAACGTCGTGATCGGCACCGCGCTGGCGCTGCCGACCGCGGTCGTGCTCATCGCACTGATCCTGCTCATCGACCGGTTGGAGCCGGAGCCGCAGCTCAACCTGTGGCTGGCCTTCGGCTGGGGTGCCGGGGTCGCCATCATCGGCGCGCTGATCGTGAACACCGGCAGCGAGCTCCTGATGGCCCCGGCGCTGGGTGCCGAGGTCGCCTCGGTGATCACGGTGTCGGTCGTGGCCCCGGTGGTCGAGGAGAGCTTCAAGGGTGCGCTGCTGCTGTACTTGCTGTGGGTGCGGCGGCACGAGATCGACGGGCCGACCGACGGCATCGTGTACGCCGGGATGTGCGGGCTGGGCTTCGCGCTGGTCGAAAACGTCCTCTACTACATGCAGGGATTGGGTGCGGAGACCGGGGAGATCTGGGGGACGGTGCTGATCCGCGGCGTGATCGCGCCGCTCGGGCATCCGCTTTACACCGCGATGACCGGGCTCGGCGTCGCCTACGCCGCGACGCACCGCGGCCCGGGCCGGTTCTTCGCGGTGGTCGGCGGTTGGTGCGGCGCGGTCTTTCTGCACGCGCTGTGGAACGGGAGCCTGACGTTCGCCGGTTTCCTGGGCATGGTGGTGGCGTACCTGGTTGATTTCCTGGTGCTGGTCGCATTGGTCGTGGTCATCGTGCTGGACCGCAAGCGGCTGGTGCACCTGATCCGCAAGTACCTGCCCGCCTATATCCCGAGCGGCTTGGTGCAGCCCAACGACGTGCAGATGCTCGGCAGCCTCTCCGGGCGGCGGAAGGCCCGGCACTGGGCGCGCGCGCAGGCGGGTGCGACTGGGGCGCGGGCGATGGGTGACTACCAGTTGGCGGCAACCGAACTGGCACTCTTGCACGCGCACGCGGAGAAGGAGACGATCCCGCCGGACAAGTTCTTCGTCAGGCGGGAGGCCATCTTGGGGTTGATGCGGACTGCGCGGGACGCGTTCTTCCGGCGGATGCCGCAGGCCCCCCCGCCGCCGTGGGCGCGGCAGGAGCGGTCCGGCTTCTTTGCACCGCCGGCGCAGCTGGCACCGGGCCAGCTGCCGACCTACCAGCCGCGTCCGCCGGGCCTCGGCGGCCCGCCGCCCGGCGGGTTCCCGCCTGGCGGGCACCGTCCGCCGGGGCGTCCGCCGCAGCCGCCGGGCCCGAACGGCCCACGGCCCGGCGGGCCTTGGGGACCTCGCTGA
- a CDS encoding GNAT family N-acetyltransferase, whose amino-acid sequence MGVNPRPDARGRGHGTEAQRALVRYLFANTQGNRVQAGTELDNTAEQRALEKAGFTRDGMLRGYAFRAGRWRDCVLYSILRAEVDLDG is encoded by the coding sequence ATCGGCGTCAACCCGCGGCCGGACGCCCGCGGCCGCGGGCACGGCACCGAAGCGCAGCGCGCGCTGGTCCGGTACCTGTTCGCGAACACCCAGGGCAACCGCGTGCAGGCCGGTACCGAGCTCGACAACACCGCCGAGCAGCGCGCCCTGGAGAAGGCCGGGTTCACCCGCGACGGGATGCTGCGCGGTTACGCCTTCCGGGCCGGCCGGTGGCGGGATTGCGTGCTCTACAGCATCCTGCGCGCCGAAGTCGATCTGGACGGATGA
- a CDS encoding CoA-acylating methylmalonate-semialdehyde dehydrogenase codes for MTELIRHWIAGRFDDATPQRTGEVFDPATGQVAKRVAFAAESDVDNAVARAAEALKTWRHTSLAKRSNVLFAFRELLNQRKGELAEIITAEHGKVVSDAAGEVQRGLENVEYACGIPNLLKGGFSENASTSVDVHSVRQPVGVVGVISPFNFPAMVPLWFVPNAIACGNTVVLKPSEKDPSAANFIAQLWQEAGLPDGVFNVVHGDKVAVDALLAHPTVRAVSFVGSTPVARYVYETGTGNGKRVQALGGAKNHMVVLPDADLDLAADAAVSAGFGSAGERCMAISAVVAVDSVGDELVAKIAERMAKLNVGDGRRNCDMGPLVTAAHRDRVTSYVDAGVEAGAELVVDGRDVQVDGGADGFWLGPTLFDHVGTGMSIYTDEIFGPVLSVLRVPSYDAAIEVLNNNPYGNGTAIFTENGGAARQYCEEAEVGMVGVNVPIPVPVSYYSFGGWKDSLFGDAHAYGPDGIQFYTRTKVVTTRWPDPSHGGVNLGFPQNS; via the coding sequence ATGACAGAACTGATCAGGCACTGGATCGCGGGCAGGTTCGACGACGCGACCCCGCAGCGCACCGGCGAGGTGTTCGACCCCGCCACCGGGCAGGTGGCCAAGCGGGTCGCGTTCGCCGCGGAGTCCGATGTGGACAACGCGGTGGCGAGGGCCGCCGAGGCGCTCAAGACCTGGCGGCACACCTCGCTGGCGAAGCGGTCGAACGTGCTGTTCGCCTTCCGGGAGCTGCTCAACCAGCGCAAGGGCGAGCTGGCGGAGATCATCACCGCTGAGCACGGCAAGGTCGTCTCCGACGCCGCGGGCGAGGTGCAGCGCGGGTTGGAGAACGTCGAGTACGCCTGCGGTATCCCGAACCTGCTCAAGGGCGGCTTCTCGGAGAACGCCTCGACCAGCGTGGACGTGCACTCGGTGCGGCAGCCGGTCGGCGTCGTCGGGGTGATCTCGCCGTTCAACTTCCCGGCCATGGTGCCGCTTTGGTTCGTGCCCAACGCCATCGCTTGCGGCAACACCGTGGTGCTCAAGCCCAGCGAGAAGGACCCGTCGGCGGCGAACTTCATTGCGCAGCTGTGGCAGGAGGCGGGGCTGCCCGACGGCGTGTTCAACGTGGTGCACGGCGACAAGGTCGCGGTCGACGCGCTGCTGGCGCACCCGACGGTGCGGGCCGTGTCGTTCGTCGGCTCCACGCCGGTGGCGCGGTACGTCTATGAGACCGGCACGGGCAACGGCAAGCGGGTGCAGGCGCTCGGCGGGGCGAAGAACCACATGGTGGTGCTGCCGGACGCCGACCTCGACCTGGCCGCCGACGCCGCGGTGTCCGCCGGGTTCGGCTCGGCGGGGGAGCGGTGCATGGCCATCTCCGCGGTCGTCGCCGTCGACTCGGTCGGCGACGAGCTCGTCGCCAAGATCGCCGAGCGGATGGCCAAGCTCAACGTCGGTGACGGCCGGCGCAACTGCGACATGGGCCCGCTGGTCACCGCCGCCCACCGGGACCGTGTGACGTCCTATGTGGACGCCGGGGTCGAGGCGGGCGCCGAGCTGGTGGTGGACGGGCGCGACGTGCAGGTCGACGGCGGGGCCGACGGGTTCTGGCTCGGGCCGACGCTGTTCGACCACGTGGGCACCGGGATGTCGATCTACACCGACGAAATCTTCGGGCCTGTCCTGTCGGTGCTGCGGGTGCCCAGCTACGACGCCGCGATCGAGGTGCTCAACAACAACCCGTACGGCAACGGCACGGCGATCTTCACCGAGAACGGCGGCGCGGCGCGGCAGTACTGCGAAGAGGCCGAGGTCGGCATGGTTGGCGTGAACGTGCCGATCCCGGTGCCGGTGTCGTACTACTCCTTCGGCGGCTGGAAGGACTCCCTGTTCGGCGACGCGCACGCCTACGGCCCGGACGGCATCCAGTTCTACACCCGCACGAAGGTCGTCACCACGCGCTGGCCGGACCCCTCGCACGGCGGCGTCAACCTCGGATTCCCGCAGAACAGCTGA
- a CDS encoding aspartate aminotransferase family protein, translating into MTESLLARHRAAMPSWMALYYEEPIEIAGGEGRHVTDADGNTYLDFFAGILTNAIGYDVAEISDAIRRQVDTGILHTSTLYLIRQQVELAERIGELSGLANPKVFFTGSGTEANETALMLATQHRRSNQVLALRNSYHGRAFGTLGVTGNRGWSASSLSPVKVSYVHGGYRYRSPFRDLSDADYIAACVDDLREVIETTTAGDVACMIAEPIQGVGGFATPPDGLFGAFAEVLDEYGILLISDEVQTGWGRTGEHFWGIQAHGVTPAAMTFAKGLGNGLAIGGVVAEAELMDCLTANSISTFGGNPISTAGAGAALAYLLDHDLQGNAAKLGTRLLAGLRAHAEQCPLIGDVRGKGLMIGVELVEPGTRTPAAASATRVMELAKQRGMLVGKGGLHGNVLRLAPPMTLTEDEAAQALQILTETISLAEQELHR; encoded by the coding sequence ATGACGGAATCCCTGTTGGCCCGGCACCGCGCCGCCATGCCCAGCTGGATGGCGCTCTACTACGAGGAACCAATCGAAATCGCCGGCGGCGAGGGGCGGCACGTCACCGATGCCGACGGCAACACCTACCTGGACTTCTTCGCCGGAATCCTGACCAACGCCATCGGCTACGACGTCGCCGAGATCAGCGACGCGATCCGCCGCCAGGTCGACACCGGCATCCTGCACACCTCGACGCTCTACCTGATCCGGCAGCAGGTGGAGCTGGCCGAGCGGATCGGCGAGCTGTCCGGGTTGGCCAACCCGAAGGTGTTCTTCACCGGCTCCGGCACCGAGGCCAACGAGACCGCGCTGATGCTGGCCACCCAGCACCGGCGCAGCAACCAGGTCCTCGCGCTGCGCAACTCCTACCACGGGCGGGCCTTCGGCACCCTCGGCGTGACCGGCAACCGCGGCTGGTCGGCCAGCTCGCTGTCCCCGGTCAAAGTCAGCTACGTGCACGGCGGCTACCGCTACCGCAGCCCGTTCCGGGACCTCTCCGACGCCGACTACATCGCAGCCTGCGTCGACGACCTGCGCGAGGTCATCGAGACCACCACCGCCGGCGACGTGGCCTGCATGATCGCCGAGCCGATCCAGGGCGTCGGCGGCTTCGCCACCCCGCCCGACGGGCTGTTCGGCGCCTTCGCCGAGGTGCTGGACGAGTACGGGATCCTGCTGATCTCCGACGAGGTGCAGACCGGCTGGGGCCGTACCGGTGAGCACTTCTGGGGCATCCAGGCGCACGGCGTGACCCCGGCGGCGATGACCTTCGCCAAAGGGCTGGGCAACGGGCTGGCCATCGGCGGCGTGGTCGCCGAGGCGGAGCTGATGGACTGCCTGACGGCGAACTCGATCTCCACCTTCGGCGGCAACCCGATCTCCACCGCTGGTGCCGGGGCAGCCCTGGCCTACCTGCTCGACCACGACCTGCAGGGCAACGCCGCCAAGCTCGGCACCCGCCTGCTGGCGGGCTTGCGGGCCCACGCCGAGCAGTGCCCGCTGATCGGCGACGTGCGGGGCAAGGGCCTGATGATCGGCGTCGAGCTCGTCGAGCCGGGCACGCGCACGCCCGCCGCCGCGTCGGCCACGCGGGTGATGGAACTGGCGAAGCAGCGCGGAATGTTGGTAGGCAAGGGCGGGCTGCACGGGAACGTCCTGCGCCTGGCGCCTCCGATGACCCTGACCGAGGATGAAGCGGCGCAGGCGCTGCAGATCCTCACCGAAACCATCTCGCTGGCCGAGCAGGAGCTCCACCGATGA
- a CDS encoding PucR family transcriptional regulator, producing the protein MRPISPDVLALPTVSEVLDLPVLRRGKPRVVAGASGLDGRVRWVHVAEIADIAPLLSGGELVLTTGIALPEEPAELVRYVDELAAAGACGVVVELVRRWRDRVPTALVDAAHRHDLPLVTLSEETKFVAVTEAVIARIRDAQLAELRATHAIHETFTDLTTSGAEPASVLREAARIVGRPVVLETLAHQVLAYDSAGQDPVALLSEWSERSRSVVQSGRTSFDPDQQWLTTVVGARGDDWGRLVVLGPEPAHRHVVVAERAASALAVNRLVTRDRDSLERQTHRTLITELLAGNADTADLAARAAGVGVPLDGPLVGIAVRPHTTTTAAPALETQQALRDLAEATALAARKARLPVLVGVVDDVTVQALVVLETTDDAVLTRLAADVRRSADAHSLPVVIAVGSTVGMISGARRTLTEAAQVAEAALHIDDGSREFHRLDDVRLRGLLHLLRGDERLIAFAERELGPIMSNERLLDALRSLCRHGGNKSAAAAAAHVSRTAYYAQLARIEQLLGVSLDTPESLVSLHVALLAWAREWF; encoded by the coding sequence ATGCGACCGATCTCGCCGGATGTGCTGGCGCTGCCGACGGTGTCCGAGGTGCTGGACCTGCCGGTGCTGCGGCGCGGCAAGCCGCGGGTGGTGGCCGGCGCGTCCGGCCTGGACGGGCGGGTGCGCTGGGTGCACGTCGCGGAGATCGCCGACATCGCCCCGCTGCTCAGCGGCGGCGAGCTGGTGCTGACCACCGGCATCGCGTTGCCCGAAGAACCAGCGGAGCTGGTCCGCTACGTCGACGAGCTCGCCGCAGCCGGGGCGTGCGGGGTGGTCGTGGAGCTGGTCCGCAGGTGGCGCGACCGGGTGCCGACGGCGCTGGTGGACGCGGCGCACCGGCACGACCTGCCGCTGGTGACGCTGTCGGAGGAGACCAAGTTCGTCGCCGTCACCGAAGCGGTCATCGCCCGGATCCGCGATGCCCAGCTGGCCGAGTTGCGCGCGACGCACGCCATCCACGAGACGTTCACCGACCTGACCACCTCTGGTGCGGAACCCGCGTCGGTGCTGCGGGAAGCGGCGCGGATCGTCGGCCGCCCGGTCGTGCTGGAGACGCTGGCGCACCAGGTACTGGCCTACGACTCGGCCGGCCAGGACCCGGTCGCACTGCTGTCGGAGTGGTCGGAGCGATCCCGCTCGGTGGTGCAGTCCGGCCGCACCTCCTTCGACCCGGACCAGCAGTGGCTGACGACGGTGGTCGGGGCGCGCGGGGACGACTGGGGGCGGCTGGTGGTGCTCGGCCCGGAGCCGGCGCACCGGCACGTCGTGGTGGCCGAGCGGGCGGCGTCGGCGCTGGCGGTGAACCGGCTGGTGACCCGCGATCGGGACAGCCTGGAGCGCCAGACCCACCGCACGCTGATCACCGAACTGCTTGCGGGCAACGCCGACACCGCCGACCTCGCGGCCCGAGCCGCGGGTGTAGGGGTGCCGCTCGACGGACCGCTGGTGGGCATCGCGGTCCGCCCGCACACCACGACGACCGCCGCTCCGGCGCTGGAAACCCAGCAGGCGCTACGGGATCTGGCCGAGGCGACGGCGCTCGCCGCTCGCAAGGCGAGGTTGCCGGTGCTGGTGGGGGTCGTCGACGACGTCACGGTGCAAGCCCTGGTGGTGCTCGAAACGACCGACGACGCAGTGCTGACCCGCTTGGCCGCGGACGTCCGCCGGTCCGCGGACGCGCATTCGCTGCCGGTGGTGATCGCGGTCGGCAGCACCGTCGGCATGATCTCCGGGGCGCGCCGGACGCTGACCGAGGCCGCGCAGGTCGCCGAGGCGGCGCTGCACATCGACGACGGCAGCCGCGAATTCCACCGCCTCGACGACGTGCGGTTGCGCGGACTGCTGCACCTGCTGCGCGGCGACGAACGCCTGATCGCGTTCGCGGAGCGCGAGCTGGGGCCGATCATGTCCAACGAAAGGCTGCTGGACGCGCTGCGCTCGCTCTGCCGCCACGGCGGCAACAAATCCGCGGCGGCCGCAGCGGCGCATGTCTCCCGCACCGCCTACTACGCCCAGCTAGCACGGATCGAGCAGCTGCTCGGGGTCTCGCTGGACACGCCGGAATCGCTGGTGTCGTTGCACGTCGCGCTGCTGGCTTGGGCCCGTGAGTGGTTTTAG
- a CDS encoding IS1380 family transposase, with protein MQASHSVGAVSVRFDDPNLVSCAGLVPVLRLAEQVGVADLAEQTVKLSPDVGSAGANPGVKVSSIVAGMACGADSFEDLGVIRHGGMSRLFDGIRAPSTLGTFLRGFTYGHVAQLEKLGRIVLERLAGRCGLLPGADELVFVDIDSKIKEVYGAGKQGSAYGYTKVRGLNYLMATISTPGTAPVVAATRMRGGNANSARGAASLITSAIKTARACGATGTIVVRGDSAFFTGPVIAAIRKAGAYFSVTAKHTATVKAAIAGIDENTWQTVRFNRPVFDDRAKQWIYEGEIAETTLEAFTNVTQNPGRAVTARLIVRRTRITTTDATGELFPVWLYHAIFTDSPHELLTAEAEHRGRAGTIEQVFADLNDSAAAHLPSGQLAANGAWLSLAALTHNLMRAAGSLASQFHAKARTTTLRRHLITIPARIARSARRIVLHLPADWHWKQAFTSLFTARLRAPTGDHSG; from the coding sequence ATGCAAGCATCGCATAGTGTCGGCGCGGTGTCGGTGAGGTTCGATGATCCGAATCTCGTGTCGTGTGCGGGATTGGTGCCGGTGTTGCGGCTGGCCGAGCAGGTCGGGGTGGCTGATCTGGCTGAGCAGACGGTGAAATTGTCGCCGGATGTGGGGTCGGCGGGGGCGAATCCGGGTGTGAAGGTGTCCTCGATCGTGGCGGGGATGGCCTGTGGTGCGGACTCGTTCGAGGATCTGGGTGTGATCCGCCACGGTGGCATGTCGCGGTTGTTCGACGGGATCCGGGCGCCGTCGACGCTGGGCACGTTTCTGCGTGGGTTCACCTATGGGCATGTGGCGCAGCTGGAGAAGCTGGGCCGGATCGTGCTGGAACGCCTGGCCGGGCGGTGCGGGTTGTTGCCGGGGGCCGATGAGCTGGTGTTCGTCGATATCGACTCGAAGATCAAAGAGGTCTACGGGGCGGGGAAGCAGGGCTCGGCGTATGGGTATACGAAGGTGCGGGGCCTGAACTATCTGATGGCCACGATCTCCACCCCCGGTACGGCGCCGGTGGTGGCGGCGACCCGGATGCGGGGCGGTAACGCCAATTCCGCCCGCGGCGCGGCGTCACTGATCACCTCGGCGATCAAGACGGCCCGGGCGTGTGGTGCGACGGGGACGATCGTGGTGCGGGGTGATTCGGCGTTTTTCACCGGCCCGGTCATCGCCGCGATCCGCAAAGCCGGGGCGTATTTCTCGGTCACCGCCAAACACACCGCGACTGTGAAGGCCGCGATCGCCGGGATCGACGAGAACACATGGCAGACCGTGCGTTTCAACCGGCCGGTCTTCGACGACCGCGCCAAGCAGTGGATCTATGAGGGCGAGATCGCCGAAACGACACTGGAGGCGTTCACCAACGTCACCCAGAATCCCGGCCGTGCGGTCACCGCCCGGCTGATCGTGCGCCGCACCCGGATCACCACCACCGATGCCACCGGCGAGTTGTTCCCGGTCTGGCTTTATCACGCGATCTTCACCGACTCCCCGCACGAGCTGCTCACCGCCGAGGCCGAGCACCGCGGCCGCGCCGGGACGATCGAGCAAGTCTTCGCCGACCTCAACGACTCCGCCGCGGCCCACCTGCCCTCCGGGCAGCTCGCCGCCAACGGCGCCTGGCTGTCCCTGGCCGCGCTGACCCACAACCTGATGCGTGCCGCAGGCAGTCTCGCGTCGCAGTTCCACGCCAAAGCCCGCACCACCACCCTGCGGCGGCACCTCATCACGATCCCGGCCCGTATCGCCCGCTCCGCCCGCCGCATCGTGCTGCACCTCCCGGCCGACTGGCACTGGAAACAGGCCTTCACCAGCCTGTTCACCGCCCGCCTACGGGCGCCGACCGGAGACCACAGTGGATAA
- the egtD gene encoding L-histidine N(alpha)-methyltransferase: protein MSEPELVVRFTDEDAARELRTEARAGLTDSPKWLSSKWFYDAVGSDLFEQITVLPEYYQTRAEQQILQQRALEVAEITGAATLVELGSGSSEKTRLLLDALRKNETLERFVPLDVSGAALRAAVESIALDYPELRVRGVVDDFTSGLSALNAGAGRLVAFLGGTIGNLLPAERARFFAAVRAALRPGEWLLLGTDLVKDPDRLVRAYDDARGVTAEFNRNVLRVLNRELGADFEPENFRHVALWNAEQEWIEMRLRAQRPMRVGLPELRLTADFAEGEEIRTEVSAKFRHDRVRDELAVAGFELHRWWLDDAADFALSLAAAR, encoded by the coding sequence ATGAGCGAGCCGGAACTGGTAGTCCGATTCACCGATGAAGACGCGGCCCGGGAGCTGCGCACCGAGGCCCGCGCGGGCCTGACCGACAGCCCGAAGTGGTTGTCGTCCAAATGGTTCTACGACGCCGTCGGCAGCGACCTCTTCGAACAGATCACGGTCCTGCCGGAGTACTACCAGACCCGGGCCGAGCAACAGATCCTCCAGCAGCGCGCACTGGAGGTCGCCGAGATCACCGGCGCGGCCACCCTGGTCGAGCTCGGGTCCGGTTCGTCGGAGAAGACCCGGCTGCTGCTGGACGCGTTGCGCAAGAACGAAACCCTGGAGCGGTTCGTGCCGCTGGACGTCTCGGGCGCCGCGCTGCGCGCCGCGGTGGAGTCCATCGCGCTGGACTACCCGGAACTACGAGTGCGCGGCGTCGTCGACGACTTCACCAGCGGTCTCTCCGCGTTGAACGCGGGCGCCGGGCGGCTGGTCGCGTTCCTCGGCGGCACGATCGGGAACCTGCTTCCGGCCGAGCGCGCCCGGTTCTTCGCCGCCGTGCGCGCGGCGCTGCGGCCGGGGGAGTGGCTGCTGCTGGGCACCGACCTGGTGAAGGACCCCGACCGGCTGGTCCGCGCCTACGACGACGCGCGGGGCGTGACCGCGGAGTTCAACCGCAACGTGCTGCGGGTCCTCAACCGGGAACTCGGCGCCGACTTCGAGCCCGAGAACTTCCGGCACGTGGCGTTGTGGAACGCCGAGCAGGAGTGGATCGAGATGCGGCTGCGGGCGCAGCGGCCGATGCGGGTCGGGCTGCCGGAACTGCGGTTGACGGCGGATTTCGCCGAGGGCGAGGAAATCCGCACCGAGGTCTCGGCGAAGTTCCGGCACGATCGCGTCCGCGACGAGCTCGCGGTGGCAGGCTTCGAGCTGCACCGCTGGTGGCTGGACGACGCGGCGGACTTCGCGCTCTCCCTGGCCGCGGCGCGGTAG